In Janibacter cremeus, a genomic segment contains:
- a CDS encoding phosphatase PAP2 family protein — protein MLTVPGQWVDDEIFGLVQEVGIGPLGEWLPFLGRTVLPRAALVALVVIGTVAVLRRRWSRVLMGASVVLMSVPTSWLLRQWLPRPDHGYSYVENTLPSTHVTAVTAAVVAIALLIPLRPAWLDRVLLGLVALACLGSVVGYAHRPSDVLASVLLVGVVAGLVGAISVPRRPTSTPTHAPPGSAPR, from the coding sequence GTGCTCACAGTGCCCGGTCAGTGGGTGGACGACGAGATCTTCGGGCTCGTGCAGGAGGTCGGTATCGGGCCGCTGGGGGAATGGCTCCCCTTCCTGGGGCGCACCGTGCTGCCCCGGGCTGCCCTGGTGGCGCTCGTCGTGATCGGCACGGTTGCCGTGCTGCGCAGACGGTGGAGTCGCGTGCTGATGGGTGCGTCGGTCGTCCTGATGTCGGTACCGACATCATGGCTGCTGAGGCAGTGGCTGCCACGGCCTGACCACGGGTACTCGTACGTGGAGAACACGCTGCCGTCCACCCATGTCACTGCGGTGACCGCAGCCGTCGTCGCCATCGCGTTGCTCATCCCCCTTCGTCCGGCGTGGCTGGACCGGGTGCTCCTCGGGCTCGTCGCTCTCGCGTGCCTCGGCAGCGTCGTGGGATATGCGCACCGCCCCAGTGATGTCCTCGCCTCGGTGCTGCTGGTCGGCGTCGTTGCCGGACTGGTCGGTGCGATCAGCGTCCCTCGGCGACCGACGTCCACACCGACGCATGCCCCGCCAGGCTCCGCTCCCAGGTGA
- a CDS encoding polysaccharide biosynthesis tyrosine autokinase, translating to MQLSEFLGVLRTRWTIVVSCVVLAVLAAVAATLLTTPVYEASARIYLSTERSGEASQGGVFALTSDDLETYVSILDTPAVLEPLREELDMEPGHPISVRASVTGSTSILNITARASDPQEAADVANEAGPQLGAVAGEFSTLLASSGQKVVSTPIEPAVAPSRPTSPDPVRNIGLGLLAGLVLGIGLAFLRHALDTKVRGEEDIRAHSDAPMLAGLPLEQTPKRGLISLEDQPHGRHAEAVRRLRTNLMFIDVTTGRHSFVVTSAVPGEGKTTTAVNLALAMADSGRRTLLVDADLRNPSVARTLGMEGSVGLTTVLLGEADEHEVIQSWGSAGMDVLPAGPIPPNPSELLGSAPMEALLTSLVQQYDFVLIDSPPVVPVIDAVVIERLTGGLLMVVGVDRTRKKDLAAALRQLETVGARVSGFARNFVAGKGSGEYRYGYHAYGQDASRETRSGRRATEAGAGRRQ from the coding sequence GTGCAGTTGAGCGAGTTCTTGGGTGTGCTGCGCACGCGGTGGACGATCGTCGTCTCGTGTGTGGTCCTGGCGGTCCTGGCGGCCGTCGCGGCGACCCTGCTGACGACGCCGGTGTACGAGGCCAGCGCGCGGATCTACCTCAGTACCGAGCGCTCCGGCGAGGCGTCGCAGGGGGGCGTCTTCGCGCTCACCAGCGATGACCTCGAGACCTATGTCTCGATCCTCGACACCCCGGCGGTGCTGGAGCCCCTGCGCGAGGAACTCGACATGGAGCCGGGCCACCCGATCAGCGTCCGGGCCAGCGTGACCGGATCGACCTCCATCCTCAACATCACGGCCCGGGCATCCGATCCGCAGGAGGCCGCCGACGTGGCCAACGAGGCGGGGCCCCAGCTGGGTGCCGTGGCCGGGGAGTTCTCCACCCTGCTCGCCTCGTCCGGTCAGAAGGTCGTCTCCACGCCGATCGAGCCGGCGGTGGCTCCCTCGCGTCCCACGTCGCCGGACCCGGTACGCAACATCGGGCTGGGGCTGCTCGCCGGCCTCGTGCTCGGGATCGGGCTGGCCTTCCTCCGGCACGCGCTGGACACCAAGGTGCGCGGCGAGGAGGACATCCGCGCCCACTCGGACGCACCGATGCTCGCCGGCCTGCCGCTGGAGCAGACGCCCAAGAGGGGGCTGATCAGCCTCGAGGACCAACCTCACGGCCGCCACGCCGAGGCCGTGCGGCGTTTGCGCACCAACCTGATGTTCATCGATGTCACCACCGGCCGGCACTCCTTCGTCGTGACCTCGGCCGTGCCCGGGGAGGGCAAGACGACGACCGCCGTGAATCTCGCGCTCGCGATGGCCGACTCGGGCCGGCGCACCCTGCTCGTGGATGCCGACCTGCGCAACCCGTCGGTGGCTCGGACCCTGGGGATGGAGGGGAGTGTCGGCCTGACGACCGTGCTCCTGGGGGAGGCTGACGAGCATGAGGTCATCCAGTCGTGGGGGAGCGCCGGTATGGATGTTTTGCCCGCGGGCCCGATCCCGCCGAACCCGAGCGAGCTGCTCGGCTCAGCGCCGATGGAGGCCCTGCTGACCAGCCTGGTGCAGCAGTACGACTTCGTGCTCATCGACTCCCCGCCCGTGGTCCCGGTCATCGACGCCGTCGTCATCGAGCGGCTGACCGGAGGGTTGCTCATGGTCGTGGGCGTCGACCGGACGAGGAAGAAGGACCTGGCGGCTGCGCTGAGGCAGCTGGAGACGGTCGGTGCGCGCGTGTCCGGCTTCGCCCGCAACTTCGTTGCCGGCAAGGGGAGCGGCGAGTACCGCTACGGCTACCACGCCTACGGTCAGGACGCGTCCCGCGAGACCCGTAGCGGCCGAAGGGCCACCGAGGCAGGAGCCGGCCGACGGCAGTGA
- a CDS encoding glycosyltransferase family 4 protein, whose product MTRLTIARIASDSMLGTGLYEDRIVMHSPKALPADWTVDQAVVRSLRSPLPGTHRLPLGKVASAPASARRLIGRALYPRDAVVHRMSLELPPSPHADVLTLHDVVAWKYPDESAPVPAAAEEIRRAAAVVCVSAFSAAEAVDLLGIDPPHVVHNGVDERFFDAAPATPADLRSVGVPSPFVLTTGGASERKNLAGLAAAWPLVHATRPELTLVLTGPPHPRRTALFAHLPNVVLAGLVDAGLVPHLIAAAEAVVVPSLYEGFGFPALEGMATGVPVVAANTSSLPEVVGDGALLVAPDAHSIAEGIIDATGDDPEVQRVAARGRARADHFTWERSLAGHASVWTSVAEGR is encoded by the coding sequence ATGACCCGACTGACCATCGCGCGGATCGCCTCCGACTCGATGCTGGGAACGGGCCTGTACGAGGACCGGATCGTCATGCACTCACCGAAAGCCCTCCCTGCCGATTGGACGGTCGACCAAGCGGTCGTGCGCTCCCTTCGCTCTCCGCTCCCCGGGACCCACCGACTGCCGCTCGGGAAGGTCGCGAGCGCCCCCGCGTCGGCACGCCGCCTCATCGGTCGGGCGCTGTACCCCCGTGATGCCGTCGTCCACCGGATGAGTCTGGAGCTGCCCCCTTCGCCCCATGCCGACGTGCTCACGCTGCACGACGTCGTGGCCTGGAAGTACCCGGACGAGTCCGCCCCGGTCCCCGCTGCCGCAGAGGAGATCCGGCGCGCGGCGGCGGTCGTCTGCGTCTCCGCGTTCAGCGCCGCCGAAGCCGTCGACCTGCTCGGCATCGACCCACCGCATGTCGTGCACAACGGCGTCGACGAACGCTTCTTCGACGCCGCACCCGCCACGCCCGCGGATCTGCGGTCCGTAGGGGTCCCCTCCCCCTTCGTGCTGACCACGGGTGGCGCATCCGAGCGCAAGAACCTCGCCGGGCTGGCCGCAGCGTGGCCACTCGTCCACGCCACCAGACCGGAGCTCACCCTCGTCCTCACCGGTCCCCCCCACCCGCGTCGAACCGCGCTCTTCGCCCACCTGCCGAACGTCGTACTCGCCGGCCTCGTCGATGCCGGCCTCGTCCCACACCTCATCGCCGCCGCCGAGGCGGTAGTCGTGCCCTCGCTCTACGAGGGTTTCGGGTTCCCCGCCCTCGAAGGCATGGCAACCGGGGTCCCGGTCGTCGCGGCGAACACCAGCTCCCTTCCTGAGGTCGTCGGCGATGGCGCGCTGCTCGTCGCGCCGGACGCGCACTCGATCGCCGAGGGCATCATCGACGCCACCGGCGATGATCCCGAGGTTCAACGAGTGGCTGCGCGAGGAAGGGCCAGGGCAGACCACTTCACCTGGGAGCGGAGCCTGGCGGGGCATGCGTCGGTGTGGACGTCGGTCGCCGAGGGACGCTGA
- a CDS encoding polysaccharide pyruvyl transferase family protein, which produces MSRRRGRSVGRVVDAAVRARTSHPAVLPAYWWDGHPNFGDALTPWVLARYGIIAVHTSPAAARLAGVGSILEQVPEEFDGVIWGSGLLHGETTRIPRAPVLALRGPLTRDALGVTEDVPLGDPGILVGRHVPRLRARWRLGLVPHGFHRQEPGLQEFSARTGQDVTVIDVRARPGPVIRHIASCSAIVTTSLHGLIVADALGIPAAWTRRQPDLWGGDFKFRDYEAVMTPGRSREIVVAPDTTLADVLAGTDQAEDDARAESVLRLESTIPRLPVSRDRPWRAFAHKGR; this is translated from the coding sequence GTGAGTCGCCGCCGCGGACGATCCGTGGGGCGGGTCGTCGATGCAGCCGTCCGCGCCCGGACATCACATCCGGCGGTCCTGCCGGCGTACTGGTGGGACGGTCACCCCAACTTCGGCGACGCCCTCACGCCGTGGGTCCTCGCGCGATACGGGATCATCGCCGTCCACACGTCCCCCGCAGCGGCACGACTGGCAGGCGTCGGGAGCATCCTCGAGCAGGTTCCCGAGGAATTCGACGGCGTCATCTGGGGATCCGGTCTGCTCCATGGCGAGACCACGCGCATTCCCCGCGCGCCGGTCTTGGCGCTTCGTGGCCCGTTGACCCGCGATGCCCTGGGGGTCACCGAGGATGTCCCGCTGGGCGACCCCGGCATTCTCGTGGGGCGTCACGTCCCCCGGCTGCGTGCGCGCTGGCGCCTGGGCCTGGTTCCCCATGGCTTCCATCGTCAGGAGCCGGGACTGCAGGAGTTCTCGGCACGGACCGGGCAGGACGTCACGGTGATCGACGTGCGGGCTCGACCCGGCCCGGTCATCCGACACATTGCCTCGTGCTCCGCGATCGTGACCACGTCCCTGCACGGCCTGATCGTGGCGGACGCGCTGGGCATCCCGGCCGCGTGGACCCGCAGGCAGCCCGACCTGTGGGGCGGGGACTTCAAGTTCCGCGACTACGAAGCCGTCATGACCCCCGGTCGCAGCCGCGAGATCGTCGTGGCCCCGGACACCACCCTTGCCGACGTGCTCGCGGGAACCGACCAGGCCGAAGATGACGCGCGGGCGGAGTCAGT
- a CDS encoding glycosyltransferase family 4 protein: protein METHVRAVAGELAAEGDLVEVWTVDRGERLGEGMVDGIVVRYLPTPLPARDARALARFLVAAPPTLSAWWRAMRSLRPHVLHVHCFGPNGVYGWSLHRLTRKPLIVTSHGETFMDDHGVYDQSALLRTALRRAIADAAVVTAPTQFVLADLRRRFGLVDGGVVPNGIDLQPPARELVRLPVGRPVVLAVGRVERMKGFDLLLDAAADSRLEHVQFVIGGDGSQTLALREQAVQLGIDKRVHFLGQLTPGEVASAMAAADVVAVPSRNEAFGIVALEAWRSGTSLIGTVHGGMPEFVADGVDGLLVDPTDVDALAGGLKRILTEDGLARRLADAGRGRVPDFSWAAVAQRYRQLYAGLGEVRGG from the coding sequence GTGGAAACGCACGTACGGGCCGTGGCCGGCGAGCTTGCTGCGGAAGGTGATCTTGTAGAGGTGTGGACCGTCGACCGGGGCGAGCGGCTTGGGGAGGGAATGGTCGACGGCATCGTCGTTCGGTACCTTCCGACGCCACTGCCGGCGCGTGACGCAAGGGCGCTGGCACGTTTCCTGGTGGCAGCCCCACCTACTCTGAGTGCCTGGTGGCGAGCGATGCGCTCCCTTCGTCCGCATGTGCTGCACGTGCACTGCTTCGGACCCAATGGGGTCTATGGGTGGTCACTGCACCGACTGACACGCAAGCCGCTCATCGTCACCTCGCACGGGGAGACCTTCATGGACGACCACGGCGTCTACGATCAGTCCGCGCTCCTGCGGACGGCCCTGCGTCGGGCCATCGCAGATGCTGCAGTGGTGACGGCTCCGACGCAGTTCGTCCTCGCCGACTTGCGGAGGCGTTTCGGACTTGTCGATGGCGGCGTCGTTCCCAATGGCATAGACCTCCAACCTCCCGCCAGAGAGTTGGTTCGACTACCCGTCGGACGGCCGGTCGTCCTAGCAGTCGGTCGGGTCGAGCGGATGAAGGGTTTTGACCTGCTGCTGGACGCGGCAGCCGACTCCCGCCTGGAGCACGTCCAGTTCGTGATCGGGGGAGATGGGTCGCAGACGCTCGCCCTTCGCGAGCAGGCTGTGCAGCTGGGCATCGACAAGCGCGTCCATTTCCTCGGGCAGCTCACTCCGGGAGAGGTCGCTTCCGCGATGGCGGCAGCAGATGTCGTCGCAGTGCCGAGTCGCAACGAGGCCTTCGGCATCGTTGCGCTCGAGGCGTGGCGCTCGGGTACGTCACTCATCGGGACGGTTCACGGAGGGATGCCAGAGTTCGTCGCGGACGGTGTCGATGGCCTGCTGGTCGACCCGACCGATGTGGACGCACTCGCAGGAGGTCTGAAGCGGATTCTGACCGAGGACGGGCTCGCTCGGCGACTTGCTGATGCGGGCAGAGGTCGCGTTCCGGACTTCAGTTGGGCTGCCGTCGCCCAGCGATATCGCCAGCTGTACGCGGGCCTAGGGGAGGTGCGCGGTGGGTGA
- a CDS encoding glycosyltransferase, producing MRILRISHSGVVDDWRERERVARRLGHEVTSVTARRWDEGGRDVPLDPRPGEDVIGVRTLGIHPALFVYDPRPLWRLLRREWDVLDLHEEPFALATAEVLALRALRGARMPYCLYSAQNIDKRYPPPFRWLERWALRHAAAVSVCNEQAGQIVTRKGLAGRAVLIGLGIDSDRFTPEGRRAHHGVDPVRVGYAGRLARHKGVDVLLEAVAATPNLRLVVAGAGPQLQDLRERATSPDLAGRAEFLGPVGKADLPDFYRSLDVLAVPSRTTPGWLEQFGRVVVEAMACGTPVVATDSGALPDVVGGAGLLVPPGDPDALAAALARAGADDDLWTTMQRKGLARAREFDWGVIGEQYVALYEDIAKGAGPVVVDGPEIIVVAFHSAQMLRETLGPISHLPVTVVDNSGDPDVRRACADLGVRYLDSGRNGGFAFGVNHGLAHRLLPGADVLLLNPDAVVDEAGIRALHTALHAEPDLASVGPAQVDGHGRPGRVAWPLPTPWGAAAEAIGLGRFGTDDYVIGSVLLLRAQALDQVGALDESFFLYAEETDWAKRAVDLGWRHRLVSQVSALHLGSATSTDTRRRDAHFHASQERYHRKHFGAIGWQVTRAAVIVGSAARALLLDGSPADAARDRVRRYLRGPVAVEAELTGTRERPLQDTP from the coding sequence GTGCGGATCCTGCGGATCTCCCACAGCGGCGTGGTGGATGACTGGCGGGAGCGGGAGCGGGTTGCGCGCAGGCTCGGCCACGAGGTCACCTCGGTGACCGCCCGGCGGTGGGACGAAGGGGGGCGCGACGTCCCCCTCGACCCCCGGCCGGGCGAGGACGTCATCGGTGTCCGCACCCTCGGGATCCACCCCGCCCTCTTCGTCTACGATCCCCGCCCGCTGTGGCGCCTGTTGCGCCGGGAGTGGGACGTGCTCGACCTGCACGAGGAACCCTTCGCGCTCGCGACGGCCGAGGTGCTCGCCCTGCGGGCGCTACGGGGCGCGCGGATGCCGTACTGCCTGTACTCGGCGCAGAACATCGACAAGCGCTACCCTCCCCCCTTCCGCTGGCTGGAGCGCTGGGCCCTGCGGCACGCCGCCGCCGTGAGCGTGTGCAACGAGCAGGCCGGTCAGATCGTCACCCGCAAGGGCCTGGCCGGTCGAGCCGTCCTCATCGGTCTGGGCATCGACTCCGACCGCTTCACACCAGAGGGGCGACGGGCGCACCACGGGGTCGATCCCGTCCGGGTCGGCTATGCCGGTCGGCTCGCTCGCCACAAGGGCGTCGACGTCCTCCTCGAGGCCGTCGCGGCCACCCCGAACCTGCGACTGGTCGTGGCCGGTGCTGGCCCCCAGCTGCAGGATCTGCGCGAGCGGGCGACCAGCCCCGATCTGGCGGGACGGGCGGAGTTCCTCGGCCCGGTGGGCAAGGCGGACCTACCCGACTTCTACCGTTCTCTGGACGTGCTCGCCGTGCCGTCGCGAACCACCCCCGGGTGGCTGGAGCAGTTCGGGCGCGTCGTGGTCGAGGCGATGGCCTGCGGCACACCAGTCGTGGCCACCGACAGCGGCGCCCTGCCCGACGTCGTCGGGGGTGCCGGGCTCCTGGTGCCACCCGGTGACCCCGACGCCCTCGCCGCGGCCCTGGCCCGTGCTGGCGCCGATGACGACCTGTGGACGACAATGCAGCGGAAGGGGCTCGCGCGAGCGCGCGAGTTCGACTGGGGCGTGATCGGGGAGCAGTACGTGGCGCTGTACGAGGACATTGCGAAGGGGGCTGGACCGGTCGTCGTCGACGGCCCCGAGATCATCGTGGTCGCCTTCCACTCCGCGCAGATGCTGCGCGAGACCCTCGGCCCCATCTCGCACCTCCCGGTCACCGTCGTCGACAACTCCGGCGACCCGGACGTTCGTCGTGCCTGTGCGGACCTGGGCGTGCGGTACCTGGACTCCGGGCGCAACGGAGGCTTCGCCTTCGGGGTCAACCACGGGCTGGCCCACCGACTCCTGCCCGGCGCTGACGTGCTGCTGCTCAACCCCGACGCGGTCGTGGACGAGGCGGGTATCCGCGCGCTGCACACGGCCCTGCACGCGGAGCCGGATCTCGCCAGCGTCGGGCCGGCCCAGGTCGATGGTCACGGACGTCCCGGCCGGGTGGCGTGGCCCCTTCCGACACCGTGGGGCGCTGCTGCCGAGGCCATCGGTCTGGGCCGGTTCGGGACCGATGACTACGTCATCGGGTCCGTGCTGCTGCTACGTGCGCAGGCGCTGGACCAGGTCGGAGCCCTCGACGAGTCCTTCTTCCTCTACGCCGAGGAGACGGACTGGGCGAAGCGTGCAGTCGATCTCGGGTGGCGCCACCGCCTCGTGTCGCAGGTCAGCGCACTCCACCTCGGCTCGGCGACGAGCACCGACACCCGTCGCCGGGACGCTCACTTCCACGCCTCCCAGGAGCGCTACCACCGCAAGCACTTCGGCGCCATCGGCTGGCAGGTCACCCGGGCGGCAGTGATCGTCGGGTCTGCTGCGCGGGCTCTGCTCCTCGACGGTTCGCCCGCCGACGCGGCCCGCGACCGAGTCCGTCGCTACCTGCGCGGGCCCGTCGCCGTCGAGGCGGAGCTGACAGGCACGCGGGAGCGTCCACTCCAGGACACACCGTGA